One Banduia mediterranea DNA window includes the following coding sequences:
- a CDS encoding lytic transglycosylase domain-containing protein, which produces MLGPASTIRFGLASLILVLCGLGAPKAWAQQGIEDPDPELRRQLIAAVTAADSFEDRFDAEVWLLDMSQRLRRFMPEREQRLEFLRQVHAEATRAKLSPEIVLAVIEVESHFERFALSVAGAQGYMQVMPFWIQEIGRPDDNLFLAATNLRYGCTILKFYLDRENGNLVNALARYNGSYGRPQYPYKVLEALNRRWYQG; this is translated from the coding sequence ATGCTCGGCCCAGCATCGACGATACGGTTCGGGCTCGCAAGCCTGATCCTGGTGCTGTGCGGCCTGGGTGCACCAAAAGCCTGGGCGCAGCAAGGTATCGAGGATCCGGACCCGGAGCTACGCCGCCAACTGATCGCGGCCGTGACCGCGGCCGACAGTTTCGAAGACCGCTTCGACGCCGAGGTCTGGTTGCTGGATATGTCGCAACGCCTGCGCCGCTTCATGCCGGAACGCGAGCAGCGCCTGGAATTCCTGCGCCAGGTGCACGCCGAGGCCACACGCGCCAAGCTGTCCCCCGAAATCGTACTGGCGGTGATCGAGGTCGAAAGTCACTTCGAACGCTTCGCCCTGTCGGTGGCCGGCGCCCAGGGCTACATGCAGGTGATGCCGTTCTGGATCCAGGAGATCGGCCGCCCCGACGACAATCTGTTTCTCGCCGCCACCAACCTGCGCTACGGCTGCACCATCCTCAAGTTTTACCTGGACCGCGAAAACGGCAACCTCGTCAACGCGCTGGCGCGTTACAACGGCAGCTACGGCCGGCCGCAATACCCGTACAAGGTGCTGGAGGCGCTCAATCGGCGCTGGTATCAGGGCTGA
- a CDS encoding D-sedoheptulose 7-phosphate isomerase gives MGAVDVSLPLPVNTATIADYIRDSIAVKQKILEDQALQAAIVRVVEVCLDAFRNGNKILLGGNGGSAADAQHVAAEFVSRFEFDRPGLPAIALTVDTSALTAIGNDYGYELLFSRQLEALARPGDVFIGITTSGNSRNILKGFEACDRLGVIKVALCGAGGKVHELADHVLAAPSTHTPRIQESHLLIEHMICALIEEQLFASEYKKAKS, from the coding sequence ATGGGCGCTGTAGACGTGAGCCTGCCACTGCCAGTGAACACCGCGACCATCGCCGACTACATTCGCGATTCCATCGCCGTCAAACAGAAGATCCTCGAAGACCAAGCGCTCCAGGCTGCCATCGTGCGCGTCGTGGAGGTCTGTCTCGATGCCTTCCGCAACGGCAACAAGATTCTGCTGGGTGGCAACGGCGGCAGTGCCGCCGATGCACAGCATGTGGCGGCAGAGTTCGTCAGCCGTTTCGAGTTCGACCGCCCGGGCCTGCCGGCCATCGCGTTGACCGTCGACACCTCGGCACTGACCGCGATCGGCAACGACTACGGCTACGAGCTGCTGTTCTCGCGCCAGCTCGAAGCGCTGGCGCGGCCTGGCGATGTGTTCATCGGCATCACTACCTCCGGCAACTCCAGGAACATCCTCAAGGGCTTCGAAGCCTGCGACAGGCTCGGCGTGATCAAGGTCGCGCTGTGCGGTGCCGGCGGCAAGGTGCATGAGCTGGCCGACCATGTTCTCGCCGCGCCATCCACACACACACCGCGCATTCAGGAGAGCCACCTGCTGATCGAGCACATGATCTGTGCCTTGATCGAAGAGCAGTTGTTCGCCAGCGAGTACAAAAAAGCCAAGAGCTGA
- a CDS encoding polysaccharide biosynthesis/export family protein has product MTRPPTTQQRYAAPAAGTDRDLLLPLGPGDVVTMTIVGYPELRSVLYVANDGSMSVPMAGVERADSAAEYLVNPQVRLEVSESHSQQISVPGEVRSPGCFPVQTHLGVFDGRDYFVKFAFVTEGVRSWAL; this is encoded by the coding sequence ATGACGAGGCCGCCGACAACGCAGCAGCGTTACGCCGCTCCGGCGGCCGGCACGGACAGGGATTTGCTGCTGCCGCTGGGCCCTGGCGACGTGGTGACCATGACCATCGTCGGCTATCCCGAGCTGCGCAGCGTGCTCTACGTGGCCAACGACGGCAGCATGAGCGTGCCGATGGCCGGGGTGGAGCGGGCCGACAGCGCGGCTGAGTATCTGGTGAACCCGCAGGTCCGTCTGGAGGTGTCGGAATCACATAGTCAGCAGATTTCGGTACCGGGCGAGGTGCGCTCGCCAGGCTGCTTCCCGGTGCAGACGCATCTCGGCGTGTTCGACGGCCGCGATTACTTCGTGAAATTCGCATTCGTTACGGAAGGAGTCCGCTCATGGGCGCTGTAG
- a CDS encoding CsiV family protein — MIRSPLRALVLLVLLSGIPGAVFAEAFRVDLVVFLDQNYQRGSPNQDTEAARLPALTGAIDMDDTAGLAAAGIELLPEADTRLAEVWNRLGNAKRFKPLTRMAWIQQSPPESGGPKIRLHYGDLLPIERAFDEPTLGPTTPGEDGGGAAQVFALDGTISLLLGRFLHLDVDLQYAQHQDGTVAGYFMRESRRLRSGELHHLDSPRFGVITKITRPDDPAGDE, encoded by the coding sequence ATGATTCGAAGCCCACTGCGCGCGCTGGTTCTGCTTGTCCTGCTGTCCGGTATTCCGGGCGCGGTGTTTGCGGAGGCGTTTCGCGTGGACCTGGTGGTGTTCCTCGACCAGAACTATCAGCGCGGCTCGCCCAATCAGGACACCGAAGCAGCGCGCCTGCCGGCGCTGACCGGGGCGATCGACATGGACGATACCGCAGGTCTCGCCGCCGCCGGAATCGAGCTGCTGCCGGAAGCCGATACGCGCCTCGCCGAAGTCTGGAACCGGCTCGGCAATGCCAAGCGCTTCAAGCCGCTGACCCGCATGGCCTGGATTCAGCAGTCGCCGCCGGAGTCCGGCGGACCGAAAATCCGCCTGCACTACGGGGATCTGCTGCCCATCGAGCGCGCCTTCGACGAACCGACGCTCGGCCCGACCACGCCCGGCGAAGACGGTGGTGGTGCGGCACAGGTGTTCGCGCTGGACGGCACGATCAGCCTGCTGCTGGGCCGCTTCCTGCATCTGGATGTGGACCTGCAATACGCCCAGCATCAGGACGGCACCGTCGCCGGCTATTTCATGCGCGAATCGCGGCGGCTGCGCTCCGGAGAACTGCACCACCTCGACAGTCCGCGTTTCGGCGTGATCACCAAGATCACGCGACCCGACGACCCCGCCGGCGACGAATAG